The Planctomycetota bacterium genome includes a window with the following:
- a CDS encoding MoxR family ATPase encodes MSDPKDAERAIESFRNDFARVRSEVQKVIVGQANVVDGVLVALFAGGHVLLEGVPGLGKTLLIRTLSQSLQLKFGRIQFTPDLMPADVTGTTIVVEGEHGRDFQFRKGPIFAQILLADEINRATPKTQSSLLEAMQERSVTVGGVTHPLQPPFLVMATQNPIEQEGTYPLPEAQLDRFFFKLLVGYSSREELTTILERTTAGTESKVEAVLGAEQIIAYQKLVRRVRVDPAVQDFAVRLTLATHPKSEFATPLVNQYVRFGASPRAAQALILAGKVHALLAGRAHVAFDDVKQALLPAMRHRVLLNFEAEAEGRTTDGILENLLETTPADLRTLHRAAESRK; translated from the coding sequence ATGAGTGATCCCAAGGACGCCGAGCGGGCGATCGAGTCATTTCGAAACGACTTCGCCCGGGTCCGGTCCGAGGTCCAGAAGGTCATCGTGGGGCAGGCGAACGTGGTCGACGGCGTGCTGGTCGCCCTCTTCGCCGGAGGTCACGTGCTGCTCGAAGGCGTGCCGGGGCTGGGCAAAACCCTGCTCATCCGCACGTTGAGCCAGTCGCTCCAGCTCAAATTCGGCAGGATCCAGTTCACCCCCGATCTGATGCCCGCGGATGTCACCGGCACCACCATCGTCGTGGAGGGCGAACATGGCCGCGACTTCCAGTTCCGCAAGGGGCCGATCTTTGCCCAGATCCTGCTGGCCGACGAAATCAACCGCGCCACCCCCAAGACGCAGAGCTCGCTGCTCGAAGCCATGCAGGAGCGCAGCGTGACCGTCGGCGGCGTCACTCATCCCTTGCAGCCGCCCTTCCTGGTCATGGCCACGCAGAATCCGATCGAACAAGAGGGAACCTATCCCCTGCCCGAGGCCCAGTTGGACCGCTTCTTCTTCAAGCTGCTCGTGGGCTACAGCTCGCGCGAAGAGCTCACCACCATCCTCGAGCGCACCACCGCGGGGACGGAGTCCAAGGTCGAAGCGGTGCTCGGTGCCGAACAGATCATTGCCTATCAAAAGTTGGTGCGCCGGGTGCGCGTGGATCCCGCCGTGCAGGATTTCGCGGTCCGCCTCACCCTGGCCACGCATCCCAAGAGCGAGTTCGCCACGCCGCTGGTCAACCAGTACGTGCGCTTCGGCGCCAGTCCGCGGGCGGCGCAGGCCCTGATCCTGGCGGGAAAGGTGCACGCGCTGCTTGCGGGCCGCGCCCATGTCGCCTTCGACGACGTGAAGCAGGCCCTGCTCCCGGCGATGCGCCACCGTGTGCTGCTCAACTTCGAGGCCGAGGCCGAGGGCCGCACCACGGATGGCATCCTTGAGAATCTGCTCGAGACCACGCCCGCGGACCTGCGCACGCTCCACCGCGCCGCGGAGAGCAGGAAATGA
- the holA gene encoding DNA polymerase III subunit delta: protein MAKRANADSSPVDAEMRVVVLTGKDSLLRLERSHALEAGLKEKFGSVDRFDFDGATVSLATVLDELRMFGLLAVHKLVVVDQAEAFMGAEERRRAMERYAEQPQGESTLLMRSASGWRPGNFDKIVAKVGAVIKCDSPGEEEALAWCLRRATQTHGADLEEGAAALLVEKIGCDLARLDAELGKLSAAAAKPGESGAAITRKLVQEFTGLSREEQAWEIQQPVLAGDAAGALRLLHELLTVSRVPEVMIGWSLVDLTRKLHDASRLLAAGRNEGDVARALKLWGPGASTLTRTARKLSPRVAARMFAAAINADQSTKNGTSLDPARTFEMFAAQVAGQIAR from the coding sequence ATGGCCAAGCGCGCGAATGCGGACTCCAGCCCGGTCGACGCAGAGATGCGCGTGGTGGTGCTGACCGGGAAGGATTCCCTGCTCCGGCTCGAGCGCTCGCACGCGCTGGAGGCGGGACTGAAGGAAAAATTCGGCAGCGTCGACCGCTTCGACTTCGATGGTGCCACGGTGTCGCTCGCCACGGTGCTGGACGAGCTGCGGATGTTCGGGCTGCTGGCCGTGCACAAGCTGGTGGTCGTCGACCAGGCCGAGGCCTTCATGGGCGCCGAGGAGCGCCGCCGCGCCATGGAGCGCTACGCGGAGCAGCCGCAGGGGGAATCGACCCTGCTGATGCGCAGCGCCTCGGGCTGGCGGCCCGGCAATTTCGACAAGATCGTGGCCAAGGTCGGCGCCGTCATCAAGTGCGACTCGCCCGGCGAGGAGGAGGCCCTCGCCTGGTGCCTGAGGCGCGCCACGCAGACGCACGGAGCGGACCTCGAGGAGGGAGCTGCGGCGCTGCTGGTGGAGAAGATCGGATGCGACCTCGCCCGCCTGGACGCCGAGCTGGGCAAACTCTCCGCCGCCGCGGCCAAGCCCGGCGAGAGCGGGGCGGCCATCACCCGAAAGCTGGTTCAGGAATTCACCGGCCTCAGCCGCGAGGAGCAGGCGTGGGAAATCCAGCAGCCGGTGCTGGCGGGCGACGCAGCGGGGGCGCTGCGCCTGCTGCACGAGCTGCTGACGGTGAGCCGCGTTCCCGAGGTGATGATCGGCTGGAGCCTGGTGGACCTCACCCGCAAACTCCACGACGCGAGCCGGCTGCTGGCCGCGGGAAGGAACGAGGGCGATGTCGCCCGCGCGCTGAAGTTGTGGGGACCCGGCGCGAGCACCTTGACGCGGACCGCCCGCAAGCTGAGCCCGCGCGTCGCGGCGCGGATGTTCGCGGCCGCCATCAACGCGGACCAGTCGACCAAGAATGGAACGTCGCTCGACCCGGCGCGCACCTTCGAGATGTTCGCCGCGCAGGTGGCCGGACAGATCGCCCGGTAG
- a CDS encoding LL-diaminopimelate aminotransferase, translating to MAWINEHFLKLGAGYLFPEIARRVKAYTEANPALAARVVRCGIGDVTEPLPEAAVKALREGVEDLARRERFQGYGPPTGHEFVRASIAKSAFRDRGVDIQDDEIFLSDGSKPDASHFLQMLGDGNTIAVPDPVYPVYVDTNVMAGNTGALKNGRYEGLVYMDGTPANGFVPEPPAQSVDVAYLCFPNNPTGSVISRAALTRWVEWALKHGTLILYDAAYEAYIRDPAIPRSIFEIPGARQCAVEFRSFSKNGGFTGLRCGFTVVPKDVSGRTRDGRSIPFHGLWSRRWSTCSNGVSWPVQKAAAALGTPEGQKQMKALCDFYLANAAILRKAVADQGLQVWGGENAPYVWLKCPVGLSSWDAFDLLLREAQLVTTPGAGFGNCGEGFLRVSAFNSRANVEEAGRRLALLTSAASSR from the coding sequence GTGGCGTGGATCAACGAACATTTTCTCAAGCTCGGCGCGGGCTATCTCTTTCCCGAGATCGCGCGCCGTGTGAAGGCCTACACCGAGGCCAACCCCGCCCTCGCGGCCCGGGTGGTCCGCTGCGGCATCGGAGACGTGACCGAGCCGCTCCCGGAGGCGGCGGTGAAGGCGCTGCGCGAAGGAGTCGAGGACCTCGCTCGCCGGGAGCGGTTTCAGGGCTACGGCCCGCCGACCGGGCATGAATTCGTCCGCGCGTCGATCGCCAAGAGCGCCTTTCGCGACCGCGGCGTCGACATCCAGGACGACGAAATCTTCCTCTCGGATGGAAGCAAGCCCGACGCCAGCCACTTTCTCCAGATGCTCGGCGACGGCAACACGATCGCGGTTCCCGATCCGGTCTATCCGGTCTACGTCGACACCAACGTCATGGCCGGCAACACCGGCGCCCTGAAGAACGGCCGCTACGAGGGCCTGGTCTACATGGATGGCACGCCCGCCAACGGATTTGTCCCGGAACCGCCGGCCCAGTCCGTCGATGTGGCGTATCTCTGCTTTCCGAACAATCCGACCGGATCCGTCATCAGCCGCGCGGCGCTGACGCGCTGGGTGGAGTGGGCGCTGAAGCACGGCACCTTGATTCTGTACGACGCGGCGTACGAGGCCTACATCCGCGATCCAGCGATTCCGCGGAGCATCTTCGAGATTCCCGGCGCCCGGCAATGCGCGGTCGAGTTCCGCAGCTTCTCCAAGAACGGCGGCTTCACCGGACTGCGCTGCGGCTTCACCGTGGTGCCCAAGGATGTCTCCGGGCGCACGCGCGACGGAAGATCGATTCCATTCCACGGCCTCTGGTCGAGGCGATGGAGCACGTGCAGCAACGGAGTGAGTTGGCCGGTGCAGAAGGCGGCCGCGGCGCTGGGCACGCCCGAGGGCCAGAAGCAGATGAAGGCGCTGTGCGACTTCTATCTGGCCAACGCGGCGATCCTGCGCAAGGCGGTTGCGGACCAGGGGCTCCAAGTGTGGGGAGGCGAAAACGCGCCCTACGTGTGGCTGAAATGCCCGGTGGGACTTTCGAGCTGGGACGCCTTCGATCTGCTGCTGCGCGAGGCGCAGTTGGTCACCACGCCCGGCGCCGGTTTCGGCAATTGCGGCGAGGGTTTCCTGCGGGTGAGCGCCTTCAATTCCCGGGCGAACGTCGAGGAGGCGGGCCGGCGGCTTGCCCTGTTGACCTCAGCCGCATCGAGCCGCTGA
- a CDS encoding potassium transporter Kup, producing MQAIPAPSPPPALHAEPPKKLLSKRTAALSVTALGVVFGDIGTSPLYMMKETFGGSGSMGLNETSVYGVLSLAFWSLIIVVSIKYCWFIMRADNKGEGGVLSLASLALRTGHAAPRRRRMIWFLALAGLALFYGDALITPSVSVLSAVEGLKVATSAFNDFVVPLATMILIALFFFQSRGTHTVGRLFGPVMLLWFATIGALGLVEIFERPQVLMAISPHYAFQMIGVQPWAAFVALGSIVLCVTGAEALYADMGHFGKGPIRTAWIGVAVCLVLNYFGQGALLLNNPRTLSNPFFLLAPGWALYPLVALATCATVIASQAVISGVFSLTRQAIQLGYLPRMDIRHTSATEMGQIYIPQINWFLMIGVAFIVVWFGSSSALTHAYGLAVTGAMTIDTILAIIVARWLWGWNRWVTFAVFGGFLVVDVAFLSSNMLKIPTGGWLPIVVAMAAYTAFSVWNRGREALIGKLYRDAMPIREFLDHWDRTTERVSGTAVFMTSNLAVVPTAFLHNLKHNHVVHERVVLMKVDFDDFPRMSDEKRIAVEKLGKGFYMVTVRYGFMERPDVPRALELCRQYGLSFDLMQTTFFLGRETIIPASRSELRRWQAQLFIAMQGTALSATRFFRIPANRVVEMGTQVEL from the coding sequence ATGCAGGCCATCCCCGCACCATCCCCTCCGCCAGCGCTCCATGCGGAGCCGCCAAAAAAGCTGCTTTCGAAGCGCACCGCGGCGCTCTCCGTGACGGCGCTGGGAGTCGTCTTCGGCGACATCGGCACCAGCCCGCTTTACATGATGAAGGAAACCTTCGGCGGCAGCGGCTCGATGGGCCTGAACGAGACGTCGGTTTACGGCGTCTTGTCGCTCGCCTTCTGGTCGCTGATAATCGTGGTGTCGATCAAATATTGCTGGTTCATCATGCGGGCCGACAATAAAGGCGAGGGCGGCGTGCTCTCTCTCGCCTCGCTCGCGTTGCGCACCGGTCACGCCGCACCGCGCCGCCGCCGGATGATTTGGTTCCTCGCCCTCGCGGGTCTCGCATTGTTTTATGGCGACGCCCTCATCACGCCGTCGGTCTCGGTTCTCTCGGCGGTAGAAGGCCTCAAAGTGGCGACGTCGGCGTTCAACGATTTCGTTGTCCCGTTGGCGACCATGATTCTGATCGCGCTTTTTTTCTTTCAAAGCCGCGGCACGCATACGGTCGGCAGGCTTTTCGGACCCGTGATGTTGCTCTGGTTCGCCACGATCGGCGCACTCGGCCTGGTCGAGATTTTCGAACGTCCGCAAGTTTTGATGGCGATCAGCCCGCATTACGCGTTCCAAATGATCGGCGTCCAACCCTGGGCCGCGTTCGTAGCCCTTGGTTCGATAGTGCTGTGCGTCACCGGCGCCGAAGCGCTCTACGCCGACATGGGCCATTTCGGCAAAGGTCCCATCCGGACCGCGTGGATCGGCGTCGCGGTCTGCTTGGTGCTGAACTATTTCGGACAAGGCGCCTTGTTGCTCAACAACCCGCGCACGCTGAGCAACCCGTTCTTTTTGCTGGCGCCGGGTTGGGCGTTGTATCCGTTGGTGGCGCTCGCCACCTGCGCCACCGTAATCGCGTCGCAAGCTGTGATCTCTGGCGTTTTTTCGCTCACCCGCCAAGCGATTCAGTTGGGCTACCTGCCGCGCATGGACATCCGCCACACCTCGGCGACCGAGATGGGCCAAATCTACATCCCTCAGATCAATTGGTTCCTTATGATCGGCGTTGCGTTCATCGTCGTCTGGTTCGGTTCGTCGAGTGCGTTGACCCACGCCTACGGCCTCGCCGTGACCGGCGCCATGACGATCGACACGATCCTCGCCATCATTGTCGCCCGTTGGCTGTGGGGCTGGAACCGTTGGGTAACGTTTGCCGTCTTCGGCGGCTTCCTCGTCGTCGACGTCGCCTTCCTATCGTCCAACATGCTGAAAATCCCGACCGGCGGTTGGCTGCCGATCGTTGTCGCCATGGCGGCCTACACCGCATTTTCGGTATGGAACCGCGGCCGCGAAGCCCTGATCGGCAAGCTCTATCGCGACGCCATGCCGATCCGCGAATTCCTCGACCACTGGGATCGCACGACGGAGCGCGTCAGCGGCACGGCCGTGTTCATGACCTCGAACCTCGCCGTCGTACCCACCGCGTTTCTGCACAACCTCAAGCACAATCACGTCGTGCACGAGCGCGTGGTGCTGATGAAGGTGGACTTCGACGATTTCCCGCGCATGTCCGACGAAAAGCGCATCGCGGTCGAAAAGCTCGGCAAGGGCTTCTACATGGTCACCGTGCGTTACGGTTTCATGGAACGGCCCGACGTGCCCCGCGCGCTCGAACTCTGCCGCCAATACGGCCTCTCGTTCGATTTGATGCAAACGACGTTCTTCCTCGGCCGCGAAACGATCATCCCGGCAAGCCGCTCGGAACTCCGCCGCTGGCAAGCGCAACTCTTCATCGCCATGCAAGGCACCGCGCTGTCGGCGACGCGCTTCTTCCGCATCCCCGCCAACCGCGTCGTCGAAATGGGCACCCAGGTCGAGCTTTAG
- the astB gene encoding N-succinylarginine dihydrolase: protein MGERVTVDPEGAAGQRAAPSLTLRRVSAAPTHSIPAEANFDGLVGMTHNYAGLSAGNMASQSNAGRLSRPKSAALQGIAKMEAVAALGMPQGFLPPHERPAIWALRAHGFTGGDEQVLARAGAEQPHLLAQCCSSSFMWSANAATVAPAADARDGRTHLVVANLKSMPHRAIEPASTHRILSAVFPDRARFAVHKALPAAADLGDEGAANHTRLFDPADPARPAAHFFVFGADAEHAEVRPKIHPARQTLQASRGVAELLQLDPARCVFAQQHPDAIDQGVFHNDVAAVGNASTLLHHQDAWLDRERVIAALAESVGNSFCPIAVCRDELTIAEAVSTYLFNSQLLSTPEDGMTLVCPLEVRDQARARAFADRIVRDPANPIRRVLYLDVRESMRNGGGPACLRLRVPLGADGLAGVHPGCVLTAARAVELRAWIERWYPDELAPEDLADPKLLARNRDALDALTRLLGLPAIYPFQGVSPE from the coding sequence ATGGGCGAAAGAGTAACCGTTGATCCGGAGGGCGCCGCGGGACAACGGGCCGCGCCATCGCTTACTCTCCGGCGCGTGAGCGCCGCGCCAACCCATTCCATTCCGGCCGAAGCCAACTTCGACGGCCTGGTCGGCATGACCCACAACTACGCCGGACTTTCCGCGGGAAACATGGCGAGCCAGAGCAACGCGGGTCGCCTATCGAGGCCAAAATCCGCGGCGTTGCAGGGGATCGCCAAGATGGAGGCGGTGGCGGCGCTGGGCATGCCGCAAGGCTTTCTTCCCCCCCATGAGCGCCCCGCGATCTGGGCGCTGCGCGCCCACGGATTCACCGGCGGCGACGAGCAGGTGCTGGCCCGCGCCGGCGCCGAGCAACCGCACCTGCTGGCGCAGTGCTGCAGTTCCAGCTTCATGTGGAGCGCCAACGCCGCGACGGTGGCGCCGGCGGCCGACGCCCGCGACGGACGCACGCACCTGGTGGTCGCCAATCTGAAGTCGATGCCCCACCGCGCCATCGAGCCCGCGAGCACGCATCGCATCCTGAGCGCCGTCTTTCCCGATCGCGCGCGATTCGCGGTGCACAAGGCGCTGCCCGCCGCCGCGGACCTGGGCGACGAGGGAGCCGCCAACCACACCCGGCTTTTCGATCCGGCGGATCCCGCGCGGCCGGCCGCGCATTTTTTTGTGTTCGGCGCCGACGCGGAGCATGCGGAGGTCCGGCCGAAGATCCACCCGGCGCGGCAGACGCTCCAGGCGAGCCGGGGCGTCGCCGAATTGCTTCAACTGGATCCCGCCCGCTGCGTCTTCGCCCAGCAGCATCCCGACGCCATCGACCAGGGAGTCTTTCACAACGATGTCGCCGCCGTGGGCAACGCGTCGACGCTGCTCCACCACCAGGATGCGTGGCTCGATCGCGAGCGCGTGATCGCCGCGCTCGCCGAGAGCGTGGGGAATTCATTCTGCCCGATCGCCGTTTGTCGAGACGAGCTCACCATCGCGGAAGCCGTCTCGACCTACCTCTTCAACTCGCAGCTGCTTTCGACTCCGGAGGACGGGATGACGCTGGTCTGTCCGCTCGAGGTGCGCGACCAAGCCCGGGCGCGGGCCTTCGCCGATCGCATCGTGCGCGATCCGGCCAATCCGATCCGGCGCGTCCTTTATCTGGACGTGCGCGAGAGCATGCGCAACGGCGGCGGTCCGGCCTGCCTGCGCCTGCGCGTGCCGCTGGGCGCGGATGGACTCGCGGGCGTGCACCCGGGCTGCGTCCTCACCGCGGCGCGGGCCGTCGAGCTCCGCGCCTGGATCGAGCGCTGGTATCCGGACGAACTCGCGCCCGAAGATCTTGCCGATCCGAAACTTCTGGCCCGCAATCGCGACGCGCTCGACGCGCTCACGCGGCTGCTCGGCCTTCCCGCGATCTATCCTTTTCAAGGCGTTTCACCGGAGTAA
- a CDS encoding methyltransferase domain-containing protein: MLKFVREALRDIKNTGSVWPSSVALARAMTRDLASRAGTRRVLEVGPGTGPFTKRLLKDLRGGDHLDVVELNELFCDALEKGLLAPFRRAHPDIQVRLHRGRIEDAKLEGNYDVIVCGLPFNNFPPALVRSIFAALLELLGEGGELVYFEYAGVRVIKGSLVGSKGKRQLKEIRGIRRELFRAHDGREQLVLANIPPAYAVRLRKSKTAAVHARTAAKSR, encoded by the coding sequence ATGTTGAAATTTGTACGCGAGGCGCTTCGAGACATCAAAAACACCGGCAGTGTGTGGCCAAGCAGCGTCGCGCTCGCCAGGGCGATGACCCGCGACCTGGCCTCCCGCGCCGGAACGCGGCGGGTGCTGGAAGTGGGGCCGGGCACGGGGCCCTTCACCAAGAGATTGCTCAAGGATCTGCGCGGCGGGGACCACCTTGACGTGGTCGAGCTGAACGAGCTCTTCTGCGACGCGCTGGAGAAGGGGCTGCTGGCGCCTTTTCGACGGGCGCATCCGGACATCCAGGTGCGGCTGCATCGCGGCCGGATCGAGGACGCCAAGCTCGAGGGCAACTACGACGTGATTGTGTGCGGCCTGCCCTTCAACAATTTCCCGCCGGCGCTGGTCCGCTCCATCTTCGCGGCGCTGCTGGAATTGCTCGGCGAGGGCGGCGAACTGGTCTACTTTGAATACGCCGGGGTGCGGGTGATCAAGGGATCGCTGGTCGGCTCCAAGGGGAAGCGGCAGCTGAAGGAGATCCGCGGCATCCGGCGCGAACTCTTCCGGGCGCACGACGGTCGCGAGCAGCTCGTGCTCGCCAACATTCCCCCGGCCTACGCGGTCCGGCTGCGCAAATCCAAGACGGCCGCGGTGCACGCCCGCACGGCGGCCAAGAGCCGGTAG
- a CDS encoding phosphatase PAP2 family protein produces the protein MNFIQTLGSRKASAARRADPAGYRPLLATAWGRVLAAGVVVGLIPVVMVVWLAFDPQFASKSNEETFKSFFFFRELGMLGDALPWILLSAVLWLIGFFGKRRDIASWAVFLILSIAASGIVVNLVKFIFLRTRPNWQGVVPEGGSFSFPSGHSVTVGAIAMVCVLRWPKLAPAAAALVVMVCVNRIVSLNHYPTDVIVGLILGLISTLAIEWCWWRYQPHTFAGLR, from the coding sequence ATGAACTTCATCCAAACCCTCGGATCCCGCAAGGCGAGCGCGGCGCGGCGGGCCGATCCCGCCGGCTACCGTCCGCTGCTGGCGACAGCGTGGGGCCGCGTGCTCGCGGCCGGCGTGGTCGTGGGGCTGATCCCGGTGGTGATGGTGGTGTGGCTCGCCTTCGACCCGCAGTTCGCCAGCAAGTCGAACGAGGAGACTTTCAAGAGTTTCTTTTTCTTCCGCGAGCTGGGCATGCTGGGCGACGCCCTCCCGTGGATTCTGCTCAGCGCCGTCCTCTGGCTCATCGGATTCTTCGGCAAGCGCCGCGACATCGCCAGTTGGGCGGTCTTCTTGATCCTGTCGATCGCCGCCAGCGGCATCGTGGTCAACTTGGTGAAATTCATCTTTCTGCGGACGCGGCCGAACTGGCAGGGGGTGGTGCCCGAGGGCGGCAGCTTCTCCTTCCCATCCGGGCACTCGGTGACGGTCGGGGCGATCGCGATGGTCTGCGTCCTGCGCTGGCCCAAACTGGCGCCGGCCGCCGCGGCGCTGGTCGTGATGGTCTGCGTGAACCGGATCGTCTCGCTCAATCACTATCCGACCGACGTGATCGTCGGCCTGATCCTCGGCCTCATTTCCACGCTGGCGATTGAATGGTGCTGGTGGCGGTACCAGCCCCACACGTTTGCGGGTTTGCGCTGA
- a CDS encoding ATP-dependent Clp protease proteolytic subunit, with translation MSSPSIQLPHEVLSLLRPNTNSTSYQRTREMTIDELLLENRIVFLIGEIGYSSAARVMMQMLYLDSQKRGQDINFYINTPGGNVDDTLAIYDTMQYLSCEVSTTCIGRAYSGGALLLAAGQTKKRFILPNAKVMIHQPSGGVGGQTSDIQIQAEQIIKDKRSLNEILARHTGKPVEQIAKDGERDKFFTAAEAKAYGLVDEIAVFPDKSKK, from the coding sequence ATGTCGAGCCCATCGATCCAACTCCCGCACGAAGTTCTTTCGCTCCTCCGGCCCAACACAAATTCCACCAGCTACCAGCGCACCCGCGAGATGACGATCGACGAGCTGCTGCTGGAGAACCGCATCGTCTTCCTGATCGGGGAGATCGGCTACTCCAGCGCCGCCCGCGTCATGATGCAGATGCTCTACCTGGACAGCCAGAAGCGCGGACAGGACATCAATTTCTACATCAACACCCCCGGCGGCAACGTGGACGACACGCTGGCGATCTACGACACCATGCAGTACCTCTCCTGCGAGGTCTCCACCACCTGCATCGGCCGCGCCTACTCCGGCGGCGCCCTGCTGCTGGCCGCGGGCCAGACCAAGAAGCGGTTCATCCTGCCCAACGCCAAGGTGATGATCCACCAGCCCTCCGGCGGCGTCGGCGGCCAGACCTCCGACATTCAGATCCAGGCCGAGCAGATCATCAAGGACAAGCGCTCGCTCAACGAGATCCTGGCCCGCCACACCGGCAAGCCGGTGGAGCAGATCGCCAAGGACGGCGAGCGCGACAAGTTCTTCACCGCGGCCGAAGCCAAGGCCTACGGACTCGTCGACGAGATCGCCGTGTTCCCCGACAAGTCCAAGAAGTAA
- the sigJ gene encoding RNA polymerase sigma factor SigJ: protein MSGGTSIFETERKRLTGVAYRMLGRWSEAEDAVQDAYLRWQAADHDAIETPAAWLTTVVVRLCLDRMRRAKAAREVYVGPWLPEPVLTPEGGERRDEDVESFANDVSLGLMVVLERLGPEERAAFILREAFDSSYAEIAAALGKSEVAVRQLISRARDRVRAERPRFRAEPETHQRLLTSFMSAVAANDPSALVSMMKSDVRFVSDGGGKAPAALRVVNSREEVAQLILHLAGAKGGPRELRFVTLSGVPSLWSVDGQGFETVTQFEIDDGRIQSIFIVRNPEKLAHLRLH from the coding sequence ATGAGCGGCGGCACGTCCATATTCGAGACCGAGCGCAAGCGTTTGACGGGTGTCGCGTATCGCATGCTGGGGCGCTGGTCGGAGGCTGAGGATGCGGTGCAGGACGCGTATTTGCGTTGGCAGGCGGCCGACCACGACGCGATCGAGACGCCGGCCGCGTGGTTGACAACTGTCGTCGTGCGGCTGTGCCTCGATCGCATGCGGCGGGCAAAGGCGGCGCGCGAAGTCTATGTCGGGCCCTGGCTGCCGGAACCGGTGCTAACGCCGGAAGGCGGCGAGCGGCGCGACGAAGACGTGGAATCCTTTGCAAACGACGTGTCGCTGGGTCTCATGGTCGTGCTCGAGCGTTTGGGGCCGGAAGAACGGGCTGCGTTCATTTTGCGCGAGGCCTTCGACAGTTCCTACGCCGAGATCGCGGCGGCGCTGGGCAAGAGCGAGGTGGCCGTGCGCCAGTTGATTTCGCGGGCGCGCGATCGCGTGCGGGCCGAGCGGCCGCGCTTTCGCGCCGAACCGGAAACGCATCAACGGTTGTTGACCTCGTTTATGTCGGCGGTCGCCGCGAACGATCCGTCGGCGCTGGTTTCGATGATGAAGAGCGACGTGCGCTTCGTCAGCGATGGCGGCGGCAAGGCACCGGCGGCGCTGCGGGTCGTGAACTCACGCGAAGAGGTGGCGCAATTGATCTTGCATCTCGCCGGCGCCAAAGGCGGCCCGCGCGAGCTGCGCTTCGTGACGTTGAGCGGCGTGCCGTCGCTGTGGTCGGTCGACGGTCAGGGCTTCGAAACCGTCACGCAATTCGAAATCGACGACGGAAGAATCCAGTCGATCTTTATCGTGCGCAATCCGGAGAAGCTTGCGCATCTGCGCCTGCACTAA
- a CDS encoding ATP-dependent Clp protease proteolytic subunit has protein sequence MTLVPIVIEKTGRGERAYDIYSRLLNDRIIFVGGQVSDMMANLVVAQLLFLANEDQKSDIHLYVNSPGGSVTAGLAIVDTMKFVPCNICTYIIGQAASMGSVIACSGTKGKRFALPNAENLMHQPLIAGVLEGQATDLEIEARHILRMRDQLYEIYSKATGRTVAQIAEDCERNNWLTAKEMVNYGLIDGVLEKLQIKPPVV, from the coding sequence ATGACTCTTGTCCCCATCGTGATTGAAAAGACCGGCCGCGGCGAGCGCGCCTACGACATCTACAGCCGGCTGCTCAACGACCGCATCATCTTCGTGGGCGGCCAGGTCAGCGACATGATGGCCAACCTGGTCGTCGCCCAGCTGCTCTTCCTCGCCAACGAGGATCAGAAGTCCGACATCCACCTCTACGTCAACAGTCCCGGCGGCAGCGTGACCGCGGGACTGGCGATCGTGGACACCATGAAGTTCGTCCCCTGCAACATCTGCACCTACATCATCGGCCAGGCTGCGAGCATGGGCTCGGTCATCGCCTGCAGCGGCACCAAGGGCAAGCGCTTCGCCCTGCCCAACGCGGAGAACCTGATGCACCAGCCGCTGATCGCCGGCGTGCTCGAGGGGCAGGCCACCGACCTTGAGATCGAGGCGCGGCACATTCTCCGCATGCGCGACCAGCTCTACGAGATCTACTCCAAGGCGACCGGCCGCACCGTGGCCCAGATCGCCGAGGATTGCGAGCGCAACAACTGGCTGACCGCCAAGGAAATGGTCAACTACGGATTGATCGACGGCGTGCTGGAAAAGCTGCAGATCAAGCCGCCCGTGGTCTGA